In Accipiter gentilis chromosome 33, bAccGen1.1, whole genome shotgun sequence, the genomic window CCAGTCTGAAGGCACCCATTCTTTATCTTACTCGCTGTTAGGAAATGTTCTTATGACAAAGGTAAGACACTATTGATTGGATTTAAAAGTCTTTGAAGTGCCCTAATTAGACATTGCCTAGTCTTGAGCTCTACAACAGAAGAGCAAGAAATTACTCCAGAAGGCAATATTAAAAAACACTTCTTAATAGTTTTGAGCTAAATTGAGGGCTCAGGTAGTAGTAGGTTTGGAGCTGTATTTAACATTGTGTTTGGTGGTATGGAAGATCTGCTACTTGTTTAAACTGGGGACTTGAAAACTCTTCCATTTAAGCAATTTAACTTAAATTGTCTGCCCTTTGGAATAGAAGTATGATAACTTTGAATAAGATTATATGGAAGTCACGCCCAACTTGTTTCctagttatttttcttcctaataacTTCAGATATGGCAGAAACCAGAGACAGATTTGTGACATTTTTTTACCCCACAGTTTTTACCCTGGTTCTAACCCATTTGACTTTTGTGAAAGCAGAATTTATTCACAACCTAATCTCTAATCTTACATTGGAGTCTCCGAGTTTTAAAACTATCCCTCTTGCAGCGGATGGGTTTTGTGCTGAAGCTTTTGGTACTGTTCTGATTCAGCAATAACCTTGCTGGGCCCACTAATGGGCCCACACTCCACcttggccagcagaaaaagatcCACCTATAGCAATCCTTCTTTAATgggataaattattttttaattattttttcaggtgACCACGTTGCTGATTGGAAAATTGTGTTTTATGAATGCTTAGAAGAATTGTGCTGTTGTGTCATTTCATCAAGAAGTTATTTGTTGTTGGAAATGTTATTTCAAGGCTTAATCACATGAGGAAATACCTCTGCTATTGCAGGCCAAAGTCTCTtaacgtttggggtttttttccatttcatctttttgaTGCtgggtgtattttttttattttatggaaacGGTTCAGATTTTGCTCAGACCTCCATCAAATGTCTTCAGATGCAGGTATGAATCTCTTCAAGGAGATCCTGCCTAGAGTAAGGAAGATTTTTTCAAATGCTACAGTGTCTGATGACCACGCATTGCTTAACCTCATGCTGAAAGAAGATATGATATCCAAGGAGTACCATCAAGCCTTGCTCCATGAAAAAGACGGAGGGGACCTCACAAGGAAGGTACCTCTGACATTTGTGGAAAAATAGGACCTGTACTTGAACACATTGATTCCCCTCTGTTCTTTAAACCTCTGTGGCAGTACGCCTCAAAACATGACAGATAATGAGTCATCAGGAAGCAAGTACATTTCTGGTAAAtcaactttgtttttcttttttgctttgttaaagATTTACTTTCGTTTATTGCATTTTGAGATTGCATTTTGGCATATTGCAAAGTACATCAGTGGAGAGCaggtggggaagaggagagagcaGAATGTCATGCAAGAGCAGCTAAAAAGAGATCCACCCATTCAGGGTAGCTGCCGGATACCCATTTTCATAGCCAGGCCGTAATTAAACTTGTTCTTTGCCACCttttgcaaaaccagaaatgcaAAGTAGATTAAAGAGACCATGGTAAGGTCAGTTTTTCTCAACTGACATACCAGCCATTGATAGTCTGAGTAGCATTTGCTCATGGCACATGCTGGCAACTCATGCAGGGAAATCTTATCTTTTTCAATCATATATGGGAGGAATGCTCTCCACTTTAAATTCCAGATGTCTATAAGCAACAAAATTGCACTGTCTACAAGAGACTGCTGCAGATTTAAGGAAGGGAGGTACCTAATGACTTATGAGGCTGGATTCAAGAGTTTCGAGGTTTTTAGTGGGCAGCCAGGGAGATAAAAATGCAGACACCTTATAATTCTGAGGCAGTAAACTCATTTTTTAGTCTGACCCACCAGAGGATTAATGTTATGTTGGAGAACAGGGATAGCTCTGGGACAATCCTAACATTGTCTATCTTATGTAAATGGCAGAACCCCAGCATTAACTATAGCACTCAGAATTACTTTTACAAAACCAAGCAACTGTAAAAGGAAAGTGAAGGAATACTTAGTAGAATATTGGGATAATCCTGCAAAACTGATGGAAGGACCTTGGGCTGCAACACAGTGAGGAGTataaattttttcctttcctgaaataCAGTATTGGACATCACTTCTCAAGCTATGGATGAAAGTACAAGAggaaattctggggaaaaaaaccttaagatAGTTCATGAGAGTGCAAAATACTGACCTGGAAGATTTGTCCTCTATTATTACACGCATTCAAATTAATGTAAAGAATTCGTATTTTAAATATAGAATATCATAACAAGTGGCCTAGTGTCACTTATGCTGGGATAGTCTGGTTTCTACTTTTAATTAAATCCCTGAAGTGCTTGGAAAGATATCTGCTCCTTCTTATTTTTGTAATGGTAGCACCTAAAACCTCCATTCAAAGATCTTGATCCTCTCATGCCTGGCTCTGTATCTCTGTCACAAAGCCTGCATTTATTTGAGACATGACAGAGGGAAGCTGAAGTGCATCAGAAGCAGCATTAGTCTTCATCCATCACATGTTCAACCATTGTCACTGTTCTCTAGATTTTGTAGTAGAGATAGGCTTAAAAAAGGTGGTTTCAAAGACATTAGTTCACCAGGAAATTACTCAAATTGTATTAGAGACTTCAGCTTCCTatgaagcaaattattttctgactttctttttgAAATTTGTTACTTTTTCATCCTTATGTTCAATCACTTTTTCACTCTGAAGAAGCCTTGCAAAGAAAACTCTGGTCAGGAACAGGTTGATATCAGCAGGTTTCTCGCTGATTACTTGATAGTTTTGCAACTCTTTCTTCTACCACAAAATAGATCTTTACAATTTCTGGACAAAAAAGTCCCAGCTTTCCCCCTCTTGCAAAGTGCACTATTGACATCCGTTTTGCAGTGCTTCCAATACTAATCAATATGTTCTGTTCCCTCCTTTTGCAGTAGGGCAGTGTATCAGCAAACATTGAAGCAAAGAAGCTGATGGTCACCTGAGAAGCTTAGGCAGTTCACAGCTGTCTCACAGCCTCTTGTTTTCCAGTCTGCTTTTCCCCTCCAAGACCCTCTTTATAGACTAGTCCACTAGATGAACCAGTACTCTGATTTGctccagcaatttctttctgctgtttctaaGCATCTATGGGTATTGTACAAAAAAGTGGACAATCGGTCTTTGCTGCGGTTATGAACTGGACTCACAGTAAACAGCTGAACTCTTCTGTTCCCCAAACTTTCCTTCTTGAAGTACGTAGATCATCACCTCATGGGATTACAGCCTCAGAAGCTAGTAAAGAAATCTGCCCGCAGGGCTGGTATAGGAGCTTAATAACTTGTAGGGTTGTGCTGCAGGTTAGAAAATAAGGCTAACAAATAACCCTCTTAAATTTTGTAGGGATTTCTCATGCAGGTTTGTATTATTGTCTATCAAAACAGAGCACTAAAATACAGAATCTGTATTTGTGCagccttttattattttctgctctGAATGCTGTTATACCGAGatgttgcttttcttcttgtgtaGAGGAATTCCAAGGACACAGCTGCCTGGCTGGTTAGAGAGCCTGAAGAGGCTAGTGCCCTGTATCTCAGGCTGGGCCTTGTATCTCTGTAAATACTGGGAACAGATCAGCCACTCCCAGGGAGGAAGCAGCTTTATTTCTTCCCAGTGAGCATGTTCCCATGGAACCTGGTGGAAGTGGATCTCCTCTGCAAAGGGAAAAGGCTTACACAGGTCAGCAGCTGCTTTGCTTATAGGACCTGCTACCTTGTGCAGAAGCAGTTTGTTACCGAGCAACTGATTAAAAACTTGCCTTACTGAAGCAGCAAGTCCTGGATGTTGTTGACTTCATCAAATCccacttccttcctttctccttcagactCTGGTGGAACTTTTGTTATAAGCTATAGCCAATGGAATAATACTACAAAAAGTATTTGGTCGCTTGAGAATATATTCTCTTCCATAATTCATTTCTAACTTCTGTAGGTCTATGCAtgacaaaaaatagaaaaatagggAAATAAGCTTGCAGAGCCACACAGAAGCAGCTATAGGCATCGTGAAAGGAATACTCATAAAGTTGTTTTTCAAAAGGTTGTTTGTCTTACGCCAGGTAGGCACTGGCAGGGTAAGCAATGATGAGATGAATAAACATTCCATCAGATGCTGCTACAAGCAAACACTGAACACCATGTGTAAGCCAGATAAGATTTACAAACTCCTGTTTCATAGAACATCCTACTTGTCTTTTTGGGCCAATGGCAAGAGACATTTGCACAAGATATCAAACTAATTTTGTATTGGTAGAGTCTGTGAACATGTGGAAGAAGTACTTTCACTTCTGTTACACCAAGTGGAGCTGCAAGGTAAGAGAGTCTGCATGCTGCTTGCTTTATTCTTACTGATGGACTGTTTAACAGCATGTCTTTGGGTCAGATttgaactggaataaaaaaggggaggaagaatTTTGGGGAGCACCGGAAATTTTTACTGCCAGCTGTCATCCAGTTTTGGTTTCCAACTGAATAAATCCATCTGTTCCTAACTAGTGACAAGTGCAAGCTGTTCTTAGTGGTGGCAAGTGACCACCAGTAAGGGTAACAGTGTTTATTGTACAGGGGTTGCTAGAAGGCAGGTTCCTGTTAATTTTCCTCCTTGGAATTCCCCCAGAGCCTTTAACTTTTCTGCAGTGACTGGTCTAGCtcatttcctcctttctgctgtCACTTTCTATAAGCCCTGGGCAGTGATAGCAGCTCTCGTCGGTTTTTGGTACTGAATCCAGAGTGAAGGAAGAGGAACTGTCCAGTTTTTCCTCAGGTCTAAGGTAAGTTTTTCCTCAGCTCTTGAATGCATTGCTTTTGTTATGGTAAATTCATCTTACCTTTTGTAGATATTGGTAACTACAGTGTGTCAGTATCTGGACTTGTATTGCTTGAAATATTAGTAAGATAAAGTCTGAGTGTGGGTGAAATTTTGGATAATTTttagcaattttgttttgtggctAATACTGTTATGTGCTCAAAAGGTTCCTgtagtttttttcagatttttttaagaacgtacttggtttttttataaatgttGCTCTTATAGAAAGTGAAACTGAGGATCATTGGAAGAAACTGGCTTACTCACGGATCTGGCAAGACAACTTAGAGCTTTACTTTCCCATCTGGGAGGGCTGAGATTCTGTCCTGAATCTCTGAATGTCTCTCTGAATGTCTCTCCTGAAGTCTCTGAATGCAAAGgtactttttttgcaaaaaacatTTATAGGCAAGGtgtctgctgtgctgctttatttcATCTTACTGCTGGGATGAGAGAACTGGGCACAGATGTGACATACGAGGCGATACTAGATATGAAAAGGCAAATTCTGCTCTCAAATCACAACTCTGACACCTGCAGGACAGTATATTATTAGTCTGCCTGAACTCGTCTGTCTCCAGCACAAGGCTAGTAATATTTGTTTTATCTGTTGCGGTGGTCACTATACAGCTAAGTTCATTGAAAGGCAGAAGCTCCTTTTACCTCATATTCATACTTTTTCTACCTTCTTTAAACTCATCTCTAAGGGAGACAAAACAGAATGTGGCAGGATATAGAGCAGCTGCTTTTCCAGCATTacctctgttcttccttttcagacTATAAAGCCCATGGAAAGTAACACACCACTCCATTGGCAAGAGTGTGGGTAAAAGTAGTATCTTTTGTTAAATGGGTGATACAACAGGAAAAGTTAAACTGGCTATAAGATGTAAAAGCCTTCCATAGATCTGAAATAGAAACCAAAACCTTCAAAGCTAAGTATAAATTGAGCACCCTTACTTGCAGTTTACAAGTAATCAGGCCATCTCTGAAAGGAAAATCTGTTTGGTACCTGTGGAGCAGAGGAATTGTTAGCGATGGACTTTGGGAGAGGAAAGGCAGACAGATGACTGTAGTATGGAGGGGACTTCATCCCTCCTCACTGCCGGCTTGCCCACCTCGCAGAGAACATTGCCCCAGTAC contains:
- the LOC126034106 gene encoding LOW QUALITY PROTEIN: MHC class II transactivator-like (The sequence of the model RefSeq protein was modified relative to this genomic sequence to represent the inferred CDS: substituted 1 base at 1 genomic stop codon) yields the protein MNLFKEILPRVRKIFSNATVSDDHALLNLMLKEDMISKEYHQALLHEKDGGDLTRKVPLTFVEKXDLYLNTLIPLCSLNLCGSTPQNMTDNESSGSKYISESVNMWKKYFHFCYTKWSCKKVKLRIIGRNWLTHGSGKTT